TTCGAGCGTGACGCTGATCGCCGCCCCCAAGTCCGGCGTCAGGCGCAGTGCGGGCGGCGCCGCCACGATGGACTGAAAGCGCACGTCGGACAGGCGCAGCGGCGCCACGGCGACATCGTAGACGGTGGTGAACTTGCAGGTGACGCCCTGATGCTCGGCAGCATGCATGACCGTGCCGCGCGGGATCATGGCCGGCTCGGTCACCGTCGCAAGATCGTTATCGATGCGGGCAATGGCGCAGGCAGGAAACGGGCGCAAATAATGGGGAAAGTTCACCTCCAACAAGGTTTCGCTGAAGGTGCCGAAACCATCGGCCAGCCGTTTGGCCGTACGTGCGTTGAACATGGCAAACGCCTGCAGCATGCGCGCCAGGTGCGGGTCGCCCATGTCGCCGCCCTGGATGCCCAGCGCCCCCGCGATGGCCGGATAGCGCCGGGCAAACGCCTGGTTGTGCGCATGCAAGGTGCCCAGTTCGCGCTCGTAAAATTGCAACAACTCATCCATGCCCGCTCCCAACGCCTGACCCGCACATGTAGGTACAGCCCCATCTGCATTATTGAGGAAGCGGGGAAAAGGAAAATTGAGTTTGAACAAGATTGCAAGCATGAATCGGCAAGCAATGCCTCGCCCACGCCAGCAACTTTTGTTCACTCCTTGTCAATACTAATTGACTTATTCGAAACAATCGTTTTAAATCAGGAAGTTACTCAAAATCAATCATTTTGCGCACACAGCCATCGCAATTCCCTCTCCGATGCCTGATGCGCACCTTGATGCACTCCGAAGCCAAGGTATATGGAACTGCTCGACTCCCTGCGTCAGACCCCGTCGCAAGACGACACGATCAGCGGGCACTACGAAGTGCGCCGCTTGCTGGGCGAGGGCGGTTTCGGCCATGTCTTCGAAGCCTGGGATGCCAAGCTATGCCGTAGCGTGGCGCTGAAACGCCTGAAACCGCAAGCCGACGTGCTGCATCCGGAAAAACTCATCAATGAAGCGCGCCTGGCCGCCTCGCTCAAGCATGCGGCCTTCGTGCGCATCTTCGCCATCGAGGGCCAGGGCACGGGCCAGTCCATCGTCATGGAACTGGTCGAAGGCCAGACCCTGGGCCAGTTCATGCACGGCGGCCAGGCTGACCTGCGGCCGGCGCTCGACATCGCCTACCAGATCGCCGATGCGATGGACGAGGCGCACGCCATGGACCTCGTGCACGGCGACCTGAAACCGTCAAACCTGATGCTGGAAGCAAACGGCAAGGTGCGCATCCTCGACTTCGGCCTGGCCCGCCACATCGACCCGCAAGCGACGCAAACGACCACCCTGTGCGACTTGCAGGGCACCATCGCCTACATGGCGCCCGAGCGCCTGATGGGCCGCCTGCCCGACACGCGCGGCGACGTGTATGCCTTGGGCGCCATGCTGTACGAAATGCTGGCCGGCCAGCGCCACTTCGCCCATCTGAACGGCCTGGCCCTGGCCGCCGCCCACATGCAGGCGACGGCACCGTGGCCCGACCTGCCCGCCTCCGTCCCGCCCGCCATCAACGCCCTCGTGCGCGCGATGACGGCGCACGATCCGGCCGAACGGCCACGCACCATGCGCGACGTGCGCGAGGCGATAGGGGGGGGGCACAGAGAGACGACAACATTGGCAACACCTGTCGTGGCGACGCCACCGCCATTAGATGTGGCGCCCGCAGTCTCTATCCGCTTGCCCATTCCACGCAAGCGCACATTACAAATCACTGCCGGGATTGCGCTGCTGGCTTTGGCTGCATGGCAAATGCCAATCATTTCTTCCACAGTGAAGTCATTCATCACAGCCAAAGAAGCGCCCGCACCTTTTTCGGAAATCGCCAGCATGGCAGCCGGTATGGAAGCTCTGCGGGTTTTCGACCGCGAGACCAGCCAGACGCAAGCGATCGAACATTTCAACACGGTACTCAAGCATAGTCCGCACAATGCGGCCGCAGCGGCAGGTCTCTCCCTCGCCTACAGCCTGCGCTATATTGGCGATGGCCGCGATGATACCTGGCTCCAGCGCGCCGATGCCAGTGCCCAGCAGGCCCTGATGTCCGACAATCAAGTGGCGCTGGCCCATGTCGCCCATGCTTGGGTTCTGGATCTTCAAGGCAAGCAGGATGCGGCAATGCAGGCAACGGCGATTGCGCTCAATCTCGATCCACATAATATGCTGGGACTTGCAGGCAAAGCGCGCCTGTTGATACAGGCAAGTAAATTTGACTTGGCTCAAGTGACGCTGGACAAGGCCATCGAAATTTATCCACGCGAACGCCTTTTCCCTTTGCTCTTAGGCATGATGCGTTATCGTCAAACAGATTATGCAATGGCAGAGCAAGCCTTCCGCACCAGCATAAAACTGGACCCGCAATCGTCAAACGCCTACGCCTATCTGAATGCGGTTCTCCTACGCCAGAATCGCAATGATGAGGCACTTCAAGTACTTCAACAAGGCTTGCAACTACAACCGCATTGGGAGCTATACAGCAACCTTGGTACAAGCCTCTTTGCGAAAGGCGACTATTTAGGAGCAGTGCAGGCTTTTGAAAATGCAGTCTCATCCAATAAGGGTGGCCCTGGCATTTATATGCTTTGGGCTAACCTTGCTGATGCACAACGTTGGATCCCTGCACAAGCCGCCGCCTCCAAAAAATCTTATCAACGCGCAGTCACATTGCTCAAGCCGATATTGGCGCGCCAGCCTGACAATGCCACCTTTAACTCCCGTATGGCGCTGTACTCAGCCTATCTGGGAGAAAAAAAATATGCCATGGAACGGATGCGGCAAGCTATTTCAATTGCACCTGACAGCGCTGATGTCCATTTCAGAGCAGCCTTGACCCATGAGTTACTTGGCAATCGTACAGAAGCGATTCAGGCAGTGCTACATGCCTCCAAACTCGGCTACCCCATCAACCTGATCGATTCGGCCCCCGATCTGTTGAACCTGCGGCGAGATGCCCGCTACCAGCAATTTCTTATCAACATGGAAAGAGATAGTAAAAAATGACACTTGTAAGCCCTTGGATGAAGCTATCCGTACACTTCGATGCAGATCAAATCACCAACCAATTGGATTACAGCTTCACCTCGTGCGATGGAACGGCAGACCCCCGCCACGGTCCCTACATGGGCGGCGTACACTTCCAGAAAGGCCAGCACGTTTACCTCGACGTTACCTGCTGTGGCTCCAAGGAAAGCGGCTTCACCTCGTTCCAGATCGTCGACTGCTGCATCATCACCGTACCGCAATTGACGCAAATCGGTCCGAAAGTACCGACCGTGTACTCGCCGCCATCCCCATTCTTGCAAGCCGTGGGCGCCACCTATCATTTACCACTGGACTTCGAAATTCAGCAACTGCTGGGCGAACCGGAACTGCCGCCCCTGCACCGCATCCGCCAGGAGTGGAAACACAATCTGGACGTAGGCTATGCTGCCGGTCGCTGGGAATTGTCCTTCGTCATGACCGTGCGCATTATGCGCGGCGAAGACGTTCAACCGGAACTGCGCGTATTTTCTTTCGACCCGGAAAGTTCGGTCGGCGGTACCGTCGCTCTTTAAGGTCTGGCACCACTGGCTGAAACAGAAACGCATTACTGGAACAGGGCGCGAGCCCTTACGCGCCACTACCCTGTAAAACGCGAATGACGCCAGGCTTTATGTCAGCACACAAGCTAGTGTGCTGACCGTCAGTAGTAGACGCGTTGTTGGCTGGAGATATTCCTTCCTCGCAGGTATCTACTCCGCCTCGGCCGACTTTGAAAAATGGGCGTGTCCCGCGACCTTCGCCAGTTCCAGTGCCAAATTTCAGTAATATGGATGGTGACATAACCATTCTGACGCCACTCACTTCCTTGTCCTGACCGCATCGAAATAAAAGCCGTTCCAATAGACCAGGATGCGGCCCGGTTCCTTCAAAAAGAGGTGGGTGCAGCAGACGTCGATCTCCGTGACCGGGTCGGGCAACCCCATGTTTGCCGAGCTCACATGCCCCTGCTCTTGAAACGAGCGCGCCAAGTCGTTGACGCTTCGCTCGTAGCTCGGCGATGCACACGCCGCTCCATTAAACACGAACTTGTCCTTGGTGACCGCGACGGTTTTGCCGATCAACGCGCGCGCCTGCCGGTCCGACATCGAGGCGATGTCGGCGGCGTCGATCACCTTCGTCAACCGCTACTGGCCAAGGATGTCAGCGTTGAGCTCGGCTCCGGCGCGCACGCCAGGAACTGACTCGGCATCCACAGCCGCCGTTCCGACGGATGCCCACACCAGCCCCACGAGGAAGAGCGCGAGACCACCTGCAATTTGCGGATCCTTCCAGGAACGGCGCTCAGCGACATGACTCTTCCTTTCGTGATGTGGTCCTGATGCTCTGTGGCCTTATGCTGCGTGCCTTTGGTGCTGTGGCCAGGTGCTGAGCCTGAGCTGGCGGGCTACTTCGCCGCGTCGCGGAAAGGTGTGCGTTGCTGGTATGGCCGGTGAGAAAAGTCTATCCAATCGATTAAGTGTAGGGACGTATGACGCGCAGCGTGGCGTTTCCCCTCATGCGGCACCATAGCAATGCAGATGGCAATGCTAGATCAAATCCATACCTCGCCTGCTCTCGGTCTTGTTTTTCGCGCGGCAGTTGCGCCAGATTGCCACCGGCCATCGTGTAAAAATAGTCCAGAACCTGATTTGGGTCTTCGAGCTTCAGCATAGTGTGATGCCGATGCTCGGGCAGGACGATGGCCACGGCATGCGGCCCGCCTGTCCACAGGCTACGCTCCATTGCGCCCCTTTGCAGTAGCCTGCGGAACAGATTCCATTCGTAGATTGCGACACCATCGATCTGATAAGCGCTGAAAGACGGCAGCGTGTGCACAACGACATAATGCGAGTTCGCGAGAATATGCTGGTCGGTCAGCCTGATATCGCCCAGTGCGCCCTTAATCTTTGCAAGCACGTCCTTTTCCGTAAGTCGTTGGCGCAAGGCGACCAGTCGCTTCACGCCTTTCGTCAGCGGCCAATTCTTGCCGCCCCAATAATTCAATTCATCGCCCAGATCAGCCGTACGGCTATTGCGCTTCCACTTCGCCTGGATGAAAAATATCTGCCGCCGCGCCACCTCGAAAATGATCAGGTCGCAGTCGTACATCTTGCCTTTGCCATTTTCGCTCCGCTTGAATCCGGCCCGCACCACATAATCCGCTGGAGAAACGCGTCGCGTGATGTATTCCGTAATTTCCTTTTCAAATTTTTCGCCGAGGTCACGGGCCTGCTCCCCGCTCAAGGCGGCGGATTTGCAGCAATGGACCGCGTGTCCGAGCCCCGTTTTTCCCAGGCTCAGGCAGCCGCCAGCGTGCACGTAAATGCCGCGATTAGATGGAATAGCAGCGGCGCGATCAGCCAGCACGAGGTTCAGCAGGTCTCGATCAAGTTCAAGTCGCTCACATAGAGCATCGTTCGGTATGACGCCCGCTTCGTCGGCGAGTCGGACAATTTCAAGCAGCGCGAACCAACGACACAGTTCGCGCGCGCCGCTGATCAGTTCCGACGAGGAGGCATCGCGTGCCATATACGTGCCGATAGAGAAGAAACTGTCCAGAAAAGCGTCTTCCAGCGTGTCGAGCAGCTCGGGCCGCAACAGTGTCAGGATGCTGGCGGTGCGGGTCAGGTCGCCATGACGCAGGTGGGTAATAACGTCACGCAGCACCAGCGTCAACGACAGTTGAGACTGCACCTCCATGGTCGTTGTGATCGTCCGGTTGTACAAGATTTCTCCACCGTGCGGCGTGAAGGAAAACGTCACCAGTTGGCGCGTTACCTGCGCTTCCAATATCCCCATCAGCGTCAGGAAGACCACTTCGTGGAAGCTGAATGCACGCACGGCAACCCGGCTGCTGTCAGCGTCGAGCTTGAACCGCTGGTTTGGCTGCTCGCTGCGCTGATGAACGAAGTCGGCGTGATCGCGGACGAGTTCCTCCAGCAGTTCGACCTGTCGGGCGAGCACCAGTTCCGGCACCAGCGGAAGTTGGTCAGGTCCCAACTGCGCGACCTGCTGAAAGACGCGCTCAGCCTGGTGCACCTGCGACAACAATGTTCCACCTCGCCACGTCGGCATTGAGCTTGCCAGCGCCCGATAAACCTGCGCCAGATGCCACCAGCGCACAACTTTCGTCGGTAAAGGGCTTTCTAAAAAAACGGGAAAGTGTCTTCCTTTCCGGCTCTTCCAGCATGGCGGCATCGAGATATATCAGCATGGGCAACAGAAAGCGATGGCATCAGGTCGAATAATGATAAACGAGTTTATGATTGTTGCCACCTGTTGCTTTTGAGAGCGGCCCTATGACCAGCGTCTTTCCAGCTGCAATCGCCAGAGCGCAGCATGCCAAGATTGACTGGGCCCACGAATAACGATGGCCACTTTCGCGAAATGGAGAGCGGAGCCTCCCCGTCCCGAAACACTCGCTCGATGGTCTACTTGAAGACTTGCTCTGCAAAGGCGGCCACGGCCAAAGCAAGCACATCGTCTTGCGAAATGGAAATAGAATTTCATTCTACCCAGGCCGCCCCGACCTCCACAAGCGCGGCTTTTTCACATCCGCACGCAATACCCCGCTCCGCCCGCCGAAAGCGGTAAAATGACGGCCTTGAACCCAAGCTCCGCTCCACTGGCGCGGCTTGGCACGCACAACAGCACCACCCACAGCCCGGCAGGCATGCCTTCCCTGCGGCCGGACCAACGACAAAGAACACATGACCACCGTCCCAAAAGAAATCAACGCCGCCGCGGCAAAGAAGAATTCGGCTGAAAAGCTCACGCCCATGATGCAACAATATATGGGCATCAAGGAAAACCACCCGACGATGCTGGTCTTCTACCGCATGGGCGATTTCTACGAGTTGTTTTTCGAAGATGCGGAAAAAGCGGCGCGCCTGCTGGGCATTACCCTGACGGCGCGCGGCGTGGCCAGCGGCAACCCCATCAAGATGTGCGGCGTGCCGTTTCACTCGCTGGACGGCTACCTGGCCAAGCTGGTCAAGCTGGGCGAGTCGGTGGCCATTTGCGAACAGATCGGCGACCCGGCCACCAGCAAGGGACCCGTCGAGCGCAAGGTCATGCGCGTGGTCACGCCCGGCACCCTGACGGATGCGGACTTGCTGCCGGAAAAGGCCGAGCGCCCGCTGCTGGCCATGTGCAGCATCACGCAGCGCAAGACGGTCACCACGGGCCTGGCCTGGCTGTCGCTGGCCAGCGGCGCCTTGAAACTGATGGAGTTTTCCGGCGACAGCGCCACCGTGGCGGCGCGCCTGCAGCAGGAATTGGAACGCATCGTGCCCGCTGAAATTCTCAGCGGCGACAACGGCAACCTGTTCGACGACTACGCGGGCACGCACATCAACCGCGTGCCGGATTGGCATTTCGATGTGGTGGGCGGCCACAAGGCACTGCTCGATCAATTGGGCGTGGCGACCCTGACGGGCTTTGGCGCCGATGGCCTCGGCGCCGCGTTCGGCGCGGCCGGCGCGCTGCTGCGCTATGCGCAATCGACGCAAGGGCGGGGCTTGCAGCACGTGCGCTCCTTGACGACGGAAACGGAAAGCGAATTCATCGGCCTGGACGCGGCCACGCGCCGCAACCTGGAATTGACGGAAACCATCCGCGGGCAGGAATCGCCGACCTTGTTCTCCCTGCTGGATCATTGCCGCACGGCCATGGGTTCGCGCATGCTGCGCCACTGGCTGCACCATGCGCGGCGCGACCAGAACGTGGCGCGCGCGCGCCATGAAGCGATTGCCGCGCTGGCGCAAAGCGAGGCGGCCGGTCCGCTCGCCGCCACGCTGGCGCAAGTACCCGATATCGAACGCATCACCACACGCATCGCCCTGCTGTCGGCGCGTCCGCGCGACCTGGCCGCCCTGCGCGACGGCCTGCTGCAACTGCCGGCCCTGCGCGGCGACGTGGTCCGTTGTTATGGTCCCGGCCAGGGCGGCGAAACGGGTTTGCTGGCCGCCATCCACGGAGCCCTGGCCACGCCGGCCGCCTGCCTGGACTTGCTGGTGCGCGCCGTGGCGCAGGAACCGGCCGCCATGGTGCGCGACGGCGGCGTGTTCGCCACCGGTTTCGATGCCGAACTGGACGAATTGCGCGCCCTGTCGGAGAACGCGGGCCAGTTCCTGCTCGACCTGGAAACGCGCGAACGGGCCCGCACGGGCATCGCCAACCTGCGCGTCGAATACAACAAGGTGCACGGCTTCTATATCGAAGTCACGCACGGCCAGACGGACAAGGTGCCGGACGACTACCGCCGCCGCCAGACCCTGAAGAACGCCGAGCGCTACATCACGCCCGAACTCAAGGTGTTCGAAGACAAGGCCCTGTCGGCGCAAGACAAGGCCCTCGTACGCGAAAAACTGCTGTACGACCTGCTGCTGGCCGAGCTGGCGCCGTACATCGGCACCCTGCAGACGATTTCGCAAGGCCTGGCCCAGCTCGACACCCTGAACGCGCTGACGGAACACGCGCAGCAGCACAACTGGGCCGCCCCGCAACTGGTCGACGAGCCGTGCATCAACATCGTCGAAGGCCGCCACCCCGTGGTGGAAAAGCAGATCGAACGCTTCATCGCCAACGATTGCCGCCTCGTCAACGAACGCCGCCTGCTCTTGATTACCGGTCCGAACATGGGCGGTAAATCGACGTTCATGCGCCAGGTGGCATTGATCACCCTGCTGGCCTACGTGGGCAGTTACGTGCCGGCCGCATCCGCCACCATCGGCCCCATCGACCGCATCTTCACGCGTATCGGCGCCACCGACGACCTGGCGGGCGGACGCTCGACCTTCATGGTGGAAATGACGGAATCGGCAGCGATTTTGAACGGCGCCACCGAGCATTCGCTGGTGCTGATGGATGAAGTGGGCCGCGGCACTTCGACCTTCGACGGCCTGGCCCTGGCCTGGGCCATCGCGCGCCATCTGATCGACAGCAGCCGCAGTTTCACC
This window of the Janthinobacterium agaricidamnosum genome carries:
- a CDS encoding serine/threonine-protein kinase produces the protein MELLDSLRQTPSQDDTISGHYEVRRLLGEGGFGHVFEAWDAKLCRSVALKRLKPQADVLHPEKLINEARLAASLKHAAFVRIFAIEGQGTGQSIVMELVEGQTLGQFMHGGQADLRPALDIAYQIADAMDEAHAMDLVHGDLKPSNLMLEANGKVRILDFGLARHIDPQATQTTTLCDLQGTIAYMAPERLMGRLPDTRGDVYALGAMLYEMLAGQRHFAHLNGLALAAAHMQATAPWPDLPASVPPAINALVRAMTAHDPAERPRTMRDVREAIGGGHRETTTLATPVVATPPPLDVAPAVSIRLPIPRKRTLQITAGIALLALAAWQMPIISSTVKSFITAKEAPAPFSEIASMAAGMEALRVFDRETSQTQAIEHFNTVLKHSPHNAAAAAGLSLAYSLRYIGDGRDDTWLQRADASAQQALMSDNQVALAHVAHAWVLDLQGKQDAAMQATAIALNLDPHNMLGLAGKARLLIQASKFDLAQVTLDKAIEIYPRERLFPLLLGMMRYRQTDYAMAEQAFRTSIKLDPQSSNAYAYLNAVLLRQNRNDEALQVLQQGLQLQPHWELYSNLGTSLFAKGDYLGAVQAFENAVSSNKGGPGIYMLWANLADAQRWIPAQAAASKKSYQRAVTLLKPILARQPDNATFNSRMALYSAYLGEKKYAMERMRQAISIAPDSADVHFRAALTHELLGNRTEAIQAVLHASKLGYPINLIDSAPDLLNLRRDARYQQFLINMERDSKK
- the mutS gene encoding DNA mismatch repair protein MutS produces the protein MTTVPKEINAAAAKKNSAEKLTPMMQQYMGIKENHPTMLVFYRMGDFYELFFEDAEKAARLLGITLTARGVASGNPIKMCGVPFHSLDGYLAKLVKLGESVAICEQIGDPATSKGPVERKVMRVVTPGTLTDADLLPEKAERPLLAMCSITQRKTVTTGLAWLSLASGALKLMEFSGDSATVAARLQQELERIVPAEILSGDNGNLFDDYAGTHINRVPDWHFDVVGGHKALLDQLGVATLTGFGADGLGAAFGAAGALLRYAQSTQGRGLQHVRSLTTETESEFIGLDAATRRNLELTETIRGQESPTLFSLLDHCRTAMGSRMLRHWLHHARRDQNVARARHEAIAALAQSEAAGPLAATLAQVPDIERITTRIALLSARPRDLAALRDGLLQLPALRGDVVRCYGPGQGGETGLLAAIHGALATPAACLDLLVRAVAQEPAAMVRDGGVFATGFDAELDELRALSENAGQFLLDLETRERARTGIANLRVEYNKVHGFYIEVTHGQTDKVPDDYRRRQTLKNAERYITPELKVFEDKALSAQDKALVREKLLYDLLLAELAPYIGTLQTISQGLAQLDTLNALTEHAQQHNWAAPQLVDEPCINIVEGRHPVVEKQIERFIANDCRLVNERRLLLITGPNMGGKSTFMRQVALITLLAYVGSYVPAASATIGPIDRIFTRIGATDDLAGGRSTFMVEMTESAAILNGATEHSLVLMDEVGRGTSTFDGLALAWAIARHLIDSSRSFTLFATHYFELTQLPDSHPSAANVHLSAVEHKDSIVFLHAVQAGPASQSYGLQVAQLAGVPQPVIKAARKHLARLEAQALDATPQRDLFAAPAADPYAQEEEEAAAPLAALNAAQQALLDAIADLDPDALTPRDALEQLYQLKRLAAA